A single genomic interval of Nocardioides nitrophenolicus harbors:
- a CDS encoding MarC family protein, with protein MIDAVLLVEVFVTLFVIMDPVGTVPIFLSLTAGRSAATARRAAWQAVAVSFLVITLFALFGQQILNYLHISLPALQCAGGLLLLLVALELLTGKQDELTASADANIALVPLGTPLLAGPGAIVATMLFVQDIGSWGDGVSVALGVVGVHVALWAAMRYSLPILRLIRDGGVLLVTRIAGLLLSAIAVQLVADAVRAFIAGEG; from the coding sequence ATGATCGACGCCGTGCTGCTCGTCGAGGTGTTCGTGACCCTCTTCGTGATCATGGACCCCGTCGGCACGGTGCCGATCTTCCTGTCGCTGACCGCGGGCCGCAGCGCGGCCACCGCCCGGCGCGCCGCCTGGCAGGCGGTCGCGGTCTCGTTCCTGGTGATCACGCTGTTCGCGCTCTTCGGCCAGCAGATCCTCAACTACCTGCACATCTCGCTGCCCGCGCTGCAGTGCGCCGGCGGCCTGCTGCTCCTGCTGGTCGCCCTCGAGCTGCTCACCGGCAAGCAGGACGAGCTGACCGCCTCCGCCGACGCCAACATCGCCCTCGTCCCGCTCGGCACCCCGCTGCTCGCCGGCCCGGGCGCGATCGTCGCCACCATGCTGTTCGTCCAGGACATCGGCTCCTGGGGCGACGGCGTCTCCGTGGCCCTCGGCGTGGTCGGCGTCCACGTCGCGCTCTGGGCCGCGATGCGCTACTCGCTGCCGATCCTGCGCCTGATCCGCGACGGCGGCGTCCTGCTCGTCACCCGGATCGCCGGCCTGCTGCTGTCCGCCATCGCGGTGCAGCTGGTCGCCGACGCCGTCCGGGCGTTCATCGCCGGCGAGG
- a CDS encoding MFS transporter — MPTLHRYRLAIAAGFATQGFVFIGLTTRLPDLKDRWDLSELGISGVLLAIVLLAGAGSVLAERLSARTASARVLRAGLVLVAGGAALMLAAPAWPAFLLGVGVYGVGLGMVDATTNMQAVALERRYGRTILPSFHGSWTFGGLVGAALTLATADLDLPWTALITVLPLVVAGARFLPRDPEAALAGPGPDLAIPWRPILMVGLGMVVFYMVDTAAQTWGAVYLDEVVDAPSRWVALATLPYLVASLLVRVAGDSLVERYGVTPVLRVGAVVACGGLVVVTAAPTWPVAVLGFTLTGAGISVVAPLSFSAAARIAGGSVERVDAVIARFNQFNYVGGLLGAVLTGVVGKDELRFGFVVPMVLVLTLLPLARWFAARTEAETPQESAA, encoded by the coding sequence ATGCCCACCCTCCACCGCTACCGGCTCGCGATCGCGGCCGGGTTCGCCACCCAGGGCTTCGTCTTCATCGGGCTCACCACCCGGCTGCCCGATCTCAAGGACCGCTGGGACCTCTCCGAGCTCGGGATCTCCGGCGTGCTGCTGGCGATCGTGCTGCTGGCCGGCGCGGGGTCGGTGCTCGCCGAGCGGCTGTCGGCGCGGACCGCGAGCGCGCGGGTGCTGCGGGCCGGGCTGGTGCTGGTGGCGGGCGGGGCGGCGCTGATGCTGGCGGCGCCGGCGTGGCCGGCGTTCCTCCTCGGCGTGGGGGTCTACGGCGTCGGGCTGGGCATGGTCGACGCGACCACCAACATGCAGGCGGTCGCGCTCGAACGACGCTACGGCCGCACCATCCTGCCGAGCTTCCACGGCTCGTGGACCTTCGGCGGACTGGTCGGCGCGGCGCTCACCCTCGCCACGGCGGACCTCGACCTCCCGTGGACCGCGCTGATCACGGTGCTGCCGCTGGTCGTGGCCGGCGCCCGCTTCCTGCCGCGCGACCCCGAGGCCGCGCTGGCCGGTCCCGGGCCCGACCTCGCGATCCCGTGGCGGCCGATCCTGATGGTCGGCCTCGGCATGGTGGTCTTCTACATGGTCGACACCGCCGCCCAGACCTGGGGCGCGGTCTACCTCGACGAGGTCGTCGACGCCCCCTCCCGGTGGGTCGCCCTCGCCACCCTCCCCTACCTGGTCGCCAGCCTCCTGGTCCGGGTCGCCGGCGACTCCCTCGTCGAGAGGTACGGCGTCACCCCGGTGCTGCGCGTCGGCGCGGTCGTCGCCTGCGGCGGCCTGGTCGTGGTCACCGCCGCCCCGACCTGGCCGGTCGCCGTCCTCGGCTTCACGCTCACCGGCGCGGGCATCTCCGTCGTCGCCCCACTGAGCTTCTCGGCGGCCGCCCGGATCGCCGGCGGCTCGGTCGAGCGGGTGGACGCGGTGATCGCCCGGTTCAACCAGTTCAACTACGTCGGCGGACTGCTCGGCGCGGTGCTCACCGGCGTGGTCGGGAAGGACGAGCTGAGGTTCGGGTTCGTCGTACCGATGGTGCTGGTGCTGACCCTGCTCCCCCTCGCGCGCTGGTTCGCGGCGCGGACGGAGGCGGAGACACCGCAGGAGAGCGCGGCCTAG
- a CDS encoding PHP domain-containing protein: MTIDLHTHSSVSDGTAAPADLVRAAAAAGLDVVALTDHDTTAGWAEAAAAAEQVGIGLVRGIEVSTRFRGAGVHLLAYLPDDADPALQAELGRIVEGREARVPTMLARLRELGVPATEEALAEVSPDNQVTGRPHVADLLVRLGVVRNRNEAFARYLADDGPAFVDRYAADLVEMIGLVTAARGVSVVAHPWGRGSASVLDEAAFAELAAAGLGGIEVDHLDHDRAERGQLRGIASRLRLLVTGSSDHHGTGKTGHELGCETTSRGELRRLLDRAAELGSPTGLVGGVRR; encoded by the coding sequence GTGACGATCGACCTCCACACCCACTCCAGCGTCAGCGACGGGACCGCGGCGCCCGCCGACCTGGTGCGGGCGGCCGCGGCGGCGGGGCTGGACGTGGTGGCGCTCACCGACCACGACACCACGGCCGGCTGGGCCGAGGCGGCCGCGGCGGCGGAGCAGGTCGGCATCGGGCTGGTGCGGGGGATCGAGGTCAGCACCCGGTTCCGTGGGGCCGGTGTCCACCTGCTGGCCTATCTCCCCGACGACGCCGACCCGGCGCTGCAGGCCGAGCTCGGCCGGATCGTGGAGGGACGCGAGGCGCGGGTGCCGACGATGCTCGCCCGGCTGCGGGAGCTCGGCGTACCCGCGACCGAGGAGGCGCTGGCCGAGGTGAGTCCCGACAACCAGGTGACCGGGCGCCCCCACGTCGCCGACCTGCTGGTGCGCCTGGGCGTCGTCCGCAACCGCAACGAGGCGTTCGCCCGCTACCTCGCCGACGACGGCCCGGCGTTCGTCGACCGGTACGCCGCCGACCTGGTCGAGATGATCGGGCTGGTCACCGCCGCCCGCGGGGTCAGCGTGGTCGCCCACCCGTGGGGGCGCGGCTCGGCGTCGGTGCTCGACGAGGCGGCCTTCGCCGAGCTCGCCGCGGCCGGGCTGGGCGGCATCGAGGTCGACCACCTCGACCACGACCGGGCCGAGCGGGGGCAGCTGCGGGGGATCGCCTCGCGGCTGCGGCTGCTGGTCACCGGCTCCAGCGACCATCACGGCACCGGCAAGACCGGGCACGAGCTCGGCTGCGAGACCACCTCCCGGGGCGAGCTGCGGCGTCTGCTCGACCGGGCCGCCGAGCTCGGCTCGCCCACCGGCCTGGTCGGGGGCGTGCGCCGATGA
- a CDS encoding CASTOR/POLLUX-related putative ion channel: MARNAQALRRRTAEAIAQRSDLTVRTRSAPTGLRARLRYGFDNTMARGTPALVAWLFAVTVLLVVVFAVIDIVSGMRRDHIGFWEAAFQALLHALDPGTVAGDTGARWSFIVTMLVLTVAGLFIVSALIGVIAAGIDARIAELRRGRSVVLESDHSVILGWSDSIFTVISELSIANESRRRPVVAVLADRDKVEMEEEIRAKVPNLRGTRVVCRSGAPSDIDDLAIVSPAAARSVVVLSGDGAEPDRDVIKALLALRSLLAADAGPRVVAQLRDPANLEVARLIGRDRPGGISLLDIRETVAKLVVQTSRQSGAAAVYRELFDYDGDEIYFLEQHELAGATYADAQLHYDQLTVIGVATGSSVQLNPAPDTVVGDRSLVVIAEDDSVLATAPRSSATVAEDAFAGQPAEQPRPTHAVVLGWNERAPIVLRELDRYAAPGSTLTVVTEHGAPGVPDTANLAVTVVEAATTRRAVLDEHVAPGCDQVIVLCYSDDLDAEAADATTLITLLHVRDILASSASSAPVISEMMDDRNRVLAQVADIDDVVVSGEIVSLMVAQLSEDSRIEPVFHDLLEEEGSEIYLRPAEWYVGPGRELSWATVVAAAARRGETAIGFSSPRLAEAGSRVGVAVNLAKSETVVVEPGDRVVVLAEL; the protein is encoded by the coding sequence ATGGCGCGGAACGCGCAGGCGCTGCGGCGTCGTACGGCAGAGGCGATCGCCCAGCGCTCGGACCTGACGGTCCGCACCCGGAGCGCGCCGACGGGCCTGCGGGCCCGCCTGCGCTACGGCTTCGACAACACCATGGCCCGCGGTACGCCGGCCCTGGTGGCCTGGCTGTTCGCCGTCACCGTGCTGCTGGTCGTCGTGTTCGCCGTCATCGACATCGTCTCGGGGATGCGGCGCGACCACATCGGGTTCTGGGAGGCCGCCTTTCAGGCCCTGCTGCACGCCCTCGACCCGGGCACCGTCGCCGGCGACACCGGCGCGCGCTGGAGCTTCATCGTCACCATGCTGGTGCTCACCGTGGCCGGCCTGTTCATCGTCAGTGCGCTGATCGGCGTGATCGCCGCGGGCATCGACGCCCGGATCGCCGAGCTGCGGCGCGGCCGGTCGGTGGTCCTGGAGAGCGACCACTCGGTCATCCTGGGCTGGTCGGACTCGATCTTCACCGTCATCAGCGAGCTGTCGATCGCCAACGAGAGCCGGCGCCGGCCGGTGGTGGCGGTGCTCGCCGACCGCGACAAGGTCGAGATGGAGGAGGAGATCCGCGCGAAGGTGCCGAACCTGCGCGGCACCCGCGTCGTCTGCCGCTCCGGAGCGCCCTCCGACATCGACGACCTCGCCATCGTCAGCCCCGCCGCGGCCCGCTCGGTCGTCGTCCTGTCCGGCGACGGCGCCGAGCCGGACCGCGACGTGATCAAGGCGCTGCTCGCGCTGCGCTCCCTGCTCGCGGCCGATGCCGGCCCGCGGGTCGTCGCCCAGCTGCGGGACCCGGCGAACCTCGAGGTGGCGCGGCTGATCGGCCGCGACCGGCCGGGCGGCATCTCGCTGCTCGACATCCGCGAGACGGTCGCCAAGCTCGTCGTCCAGACCTCGCGCCAGTCCGGCGCCGCCGCCGTGTACCGCGAGCTCTTCGACTACGACGGCGACGAGATCTACTTCCTCGAGCAGCACGAGCTGGCCGGCGCGACCTACGCCGACGCCCAGCTCCACTACGACCAGCTGACCGTGATCGGCGTGGCCACCGGCAGCAGCGTGCAGCTCAACCCGGCGCCCGACACCGTCGTCGGCGACCGCTCGCTCGTCGTGATCGCGGAGGACGACTCCGTGCTCGCCACCGCGCCGCGCTCGAGCGCCACGGTCGCCGAGGACGCCTTCGCCGGCCAGCCGGCGGAGCAGCCGCGACCGACCCACGCCGTGGTCCTCGGGTGGAACGAGCGGGCGCCGATCGTGCTGCGCGAGCTGGACCGGTACGCCGCCCCGGGCTCGACCCTCACCGTGGTGACCGAGCACGGCGCGCCCGGCGTACCCGACACGGCGAACCTCGCGGTGACCGTCGTCGAGGCCGCCACCACCCGCCGCGCGGTCCTCGACGAGCACGTCGCACCGGGCTGCGACCAGGTGATCGTGCTCTGCTACTCCGACGACCTCGACGCCGAGGCCGCCGACGCGACGACGCTGATCACGCTGCTCCACGTGCGCGACATCCTGGCCAGCTCCGCGAGCAGCGCCCCGGTCATCAGCGAGATGATGGACGACCGCAACCGGGTGCTCGCCCAGGTCGCCGACATCGACGACGTCGTGGTCAGCGGCGAGATCGTGAGCCTGATGGTCGCGCAGCTGTCCGAGGACTCCCGGATCGAGCCGGTCTTCCACGACCTGCTCGAGGAGGAGGGCAGCGAGATCTACCTGCGCCCGGCGGAGTGGTACGTCGGCCCCGGCCGTGAGCTCTCCTGGGCGACCGTCGTCGCGGCCGCCGCCCGCCGGGGCGAGACCGCGATCGGGTTCTCCTCGCCCCGGCTGGCCGAAGCCGGCTCGCGGGTCGGTGTCGCGGTCAACCTCGCCAAGAGCGAGACCGTGGTCGTCGAGCCCGGCGACCGGGTCGTGGTCCTCGCCGAGCTGTGA
- a CDS encoding histidine phosphatase family protein: protein MADSAFLARHGATEWSVSGRHTSRTDLPLLPEGEQVARGLADRLAGTAFAEVLTSPLLRARRTAELAGFPDAEVCDDLLEWGYGDYEGRTTAEIREEVPDWTVWTHPSPGGEPAAAVAARCDRVVARIRAAGGPVLVFAHGHVLRALAARWLGLPVADGRLFRLDTATLSELGHERETPVLLRWNS from the coding sequence ATGGCCGATTCCGCGTTCCTGGCCCGGCACGGCGCGACCGAGTGGAGTGTCTCGGGGCGACACACCTCCCGCACCGACCTGCCGCTTCTCCCCGAGGGCGAGCAGGTGGCTCGTGGGCTGGCCGACCGGCTGGCCGGCACCGCCTTCGCCGAGGTGCTGACCAGCCCGCTGCTGCGTGCCCGGCGTACGGCGGAGCTGGCCGGCTTCCCGGACGCGGAGGTGTGCGACGACCTCCTCGAGTGGGGGTACGGCGACTACGAGGGCCGCACGACCGCGGAGATCCGCGAGGAGGTGCCGGACTGGACCGTCTGGACCCATCCCAGCCCTGGCGGCGAGCCGGCGGCGGCGGTGGCCGCGCGGTGCGACCGGGTGGTGGCCCGGATCCGGGCGGCGGGCGGTCCGGTGCTGGTGTTCGCGCACGGCCACGTGCTGCGTGCCCTGGCGGCGCGCTGGCTGGGGCTGCCGGTCGCGGACGGGCGGCTGTTCCGCCTCGACACGGCGACCCTGTCCGAGCTCGGGCACGAGCGGGAGACGCCGGTGCTGCTGCGCTGGAACAGCTGA
- a CDS encoding DUF6758 family protein: MPTDEPAESGVRVECPRCPAPVAEVGDGSWSCPDHGVVVPLWRPLTSSYEEFAAHLQRVGPFPTFLPWPLGPGWSVSDFAAVVSEGDSARATMACVAGTSQLDGPVDVMVISEEPGTGFGARVAGLASAGDTEPLDPGHEVGEGPPPVRVRVDQYPVGLWPVSVSTSPGEWDRSVLAGEAGGRWLWLVLRPASAILLLRDDWILRDISATGPQLVALPFGGPAPSW, encoded by the coding sequence ATGCCGACCGATGAGCCAGCGGAGTCCGGGGTGCGGGTGGAGTGCCCCCGCTGTCCGGCCCCCGTGGCCGAGGTGGGGGACGGGAGCTGGTCCTGCCCGGACCACGGCGTGGTCGTCCCGCTGTGGCGGCCGCTGACGTCGTCCTACGAGGAGTTCGCCGCCCACCTCCAGCGGGTCGGCCCGTTCCCGACCTTCCTGCCGTGGCCGCTGGGGCCGGGGTGGTCCGTCAGCGACTTCGCGGCCGTGGTCTCCGAGGGCGACAGCGCCCGCGCGACCATGGCCTGCGTGGCCGGCACCAGCCAGCTCGACGGCCCGGTCGACGTGATGGTGATCAGCGAGGAGCCCGGCACCGGCTTCGGCGCCCGGGTCGCCGGGCTGGCCAGCGCCGGCGACACCGAGCCGCTCGATCCCGGCCACGAGGTCGGCGAGGGCCCGCCACCGGTCCGGGTGCGCGTCGACCAGTACCCGGTCGGGCTGTGGCCGGTCTCGGTCAGCACCTCACCGGGGGAGTGGGACCGCTCCGTGCTGGCGGGCGAGGCGGGCGGCCGGTGGCTGTGGCTGGTGCTGCGGCCCGCCTCGGCGATCCTGCTCCTGCGCGACGACTGGATCCTGCGCGACATCTCCGCCACCGGCCCCCAGCTGGTCGCCCTGCCGTTCGGCGGCCCGGCGCCGTCCTGGTGA
- a CDS encoding bifunctional lysylphosphatidylglycerol flippase/synthetase MprF, whose translation MPALRTALRRRPFTVLGLLTLVVVGLGSGALTGDILDHDWGRALAYGPDPLAAGHWGTLLTGPLLAIAPWCYLPVLLSFALCIGYAEPRLGTLRTALLWLVTQVGSVVVASALILAVGPDSLQHARDVGPSGGALAVGATITAFLGTVPRRVVRTGLVGYAVLSLFLIGHLADVVHLVAVAAGLLIGSLIGPRRRPLVNRDRAIEHLRRDGGGTLSWMTTWPGVRYFYDPRGEGYLAYRRHLGVALALGDPIGTPDWRARAAREFAAFCDDEHLVPSHFAVTGPVARTVGGRSLQIGEDTLLDLPGLEFRGKRWQDVRTARNRAARDGIRFELVALADADPRIIAQVREISAAWLRRQRTPELGFTLGGVDHAMDPRVRVALALDADDRVHGFLSWLPVHGAGGRIDGWTLDLMRRPDDGFRPVIEFLIAESCLAFQAEGATVVSLSAAPLARSAGEAEGWLQRGLERSARLLEPLYGFSSLHAFKAKFSPRCEALHLTYRSLGELPRIGAAVLIAYLVTPKTREAGTPLTWPVPVAAEQVEQAERGERVPAAA comes from the coding sequence ATGCCAGCCCTCCGAACCGCCCTCCGTCGCCGGCCGTTCACCGTGCTCGGGTTGCTGACCCTCGTCGTGGTCGGCCTCGGCTCCGGTGCGCTGACCGGCGACATCCTCGACCACGACTGGGGCCGAGCCCTGGCCTACGGCCCCGACCCGCTGGCCGCCGGCCACTGGGGAACCCTGCTCACCGGCCCCCTGCTCGCCATCGCCCCCTGGTGCTACCTACCGGTGCTGCTGAGCTTCGCGCTGTGCATCGGGTACGCCGAGCCCCGGCTCGGGACCCTGCGCACCGCCCTGCTCTGGCTGGTCACCCAGGTCGGCAGCGTCGTGGTCGCGAGCGCGCTGATCCTGGCCGTCGGCCCGGACTCCCTCCAGCACGCGCGCGACGTCGGCCCGTCGGGTGGCGCGCTCGCCGTAGGCGCCACGATCACCGCCTTCCTCGGCACCGTCCCCCGGCGCGTGGTCCGCACCGGCCTGGTCGGGTACGCCGTGCTCTCCCTCTTCCTGATCGGCCATCTCGCCGACGTCGTCCACCTGGTGGCGGTCGCCGCCGGCCTGCTGATCGGCTCCCTGATCGGCCCGCGGCGCCGGCCGCTGGTCAACCGCGACCGCGCGATCGAGCACCTGCGGCGCGACGGCGGCGGCACCCTGTCCTGGATGACCACCTGGCCCGGCGTGCGCTACTTCTACGACCCGCGCGGCGAGGGCTATCTCGCCTACCGCCGCCACCTCGGCGTCGCGCTGGCCCTCGGCGACCCGATCGGCACACCGGACTGGCGGGCCCGCGCGGCGCGCGAGTTCGCGGCCTTCTGCGACGACGAGCACCTGGTCCCGAGCCACTTCGCGGTGACCGGGCCGGTGGCGCGGACGGTCGGCGGGCGCAGCCTGCAGATCGGCGAGGACACCCTGCTCGACCTGCCGGGCCTGGAGTTCCGGGGCAAGCGGTGGCAGGACGTGCGTACCGCCCGCAACCGCGCGGCCCGGGACGGCATCCGGTTCGAGCTGGTCGCCCTCGCCGACGCCGACCCGCGGATCATCGCCCAGGTGCGGGAGATCAGCGCGGCCTGGCTGCGCCGCCAGCGCACCCCCGAGCTCGGCTTCACCCTCGGCGGCGTCGACCACGCCATGGACCCGCGGGTGCGGGTCGCGCTGGCCCTCGACGCCGACGACCGGGTGCACGGGTTCCTCTCGTGGCTGCCCGTCCACGGGGCCGGCGGCCGGATCGACGGCTGGACCCTGGACCTGATGCGACGCCCCGACGACGGCTTCCGGCCGGTCATCGAGTTCCTCATCGCCGAGTCGTGCCTGGCCTTCCAGGCGGAGGGCGCGACCGTCGTGTCCCTGTCGGCGGCGCCGCTGGCCCGCAGCGCGGGGGAGGCGGAGGGCTGGCTGCAGCGGGGGCTGGAGCGCTCGGCGCGGCTGCTCGAGCCGCTCTACGGGTTCAGCTCGCTGCACGCCTTCAAGGCCAAGTTCTCGCCCCGCTGCGAGGCCCTGCACCTCACCTACCGCTCGCTGGGGGAGCTGCCCCGGATCGGGGCGGCGGTGCTCATCGCGTACCTGGTCACTCCCAAGACCCGCGAGGCCGGTACGCCGCTCACCTGGCCGGTCCCGGTGGCCGCTGAGCAGGTCGAGCAGGCCGAGCGGGGCGAGCGGGTGCCCGCCGCGGCCTGA